The Flavobacteriales bacterium genomic sequence GGCATTGACTTCCATGAACATGTTGGCGTCCCAGGCATTGAACAGCATAGCCATTGTGAGGCCGCCGGCGAACATGGAGGCCATGATGCGGAGGCTGCCGATGCCTGTGATAATCAGGATGACTGCGCCTATGAGGCAGGCGAGGGCGGAGGTTTCTCCGATCGAGCCGGGAATGAATCCCATGAATGAGTTATAGAGGCTGTGTATGCCGTCGGGAGCAATCATCTGGTGTATTTCCGCAGCACGGGCAGATGTTCTGTCAAGGCTCACCAGTTCGGCGAGGTTGCCCAGGGGCGTAGCGCCACTGAAGCCGTCAACGATGTGTTTGCCGCTGTCGCTTGCCACGTTGGTATCAATCCATACCATGTTACCCGACATTTTGGTCGGATAAGCGAAGAAGAGGAATGCGCGGGCTGTGAGGGCCGGGTTGAGCACGTTCATGCCGGTGCCGCCGAATACTTCCTTGCCGATGATCACGGCGAAGGCGGTACCAACACCCACCATCCAGAGAGGTACGTCTACCGGCATCACCATGGGGATGAGCAGACCGCTCACGAGGAAGCCCTCGTTGATGGTGTGCTTCTTGATGATACAGAAAACGAACTCGATGGAGAGTCCGACAATATAGGAGACCGCAATGATGGGCAGCACTCGGATCAGTCCGAACAGGAACTTGTCCATCAGGCCGTCGCCCAGTCCGGCCATCTCTCCGATGGCGAGGTAGTGCTGATGACCCACGTTCCACATCCCGAACAGCATGCAGGGCAGGAGCGCGATGATCACGGTCATCATGGTACGTTTCAGGTCGATGGCGTCACGGATGTGCGAACCGATCTTTGTGGTGTGGTTGGGCACGAACAGGAATGTTTCGATGCCGTCGTAAACCGGATAGTACTTTTCAAACTTTCCTCCCTTCTCGAAGTTCGGTTTGATGTTGTCCAGTAGGTTTCTGAGAAATTTCAAGGTATTGGGGTTTTTTGGACGGGTATGCTGTGTTTAGTGATGCTTGGCGGGTGCGTTCTCTATGCGTATCTGATCGAGTCCTTTCCGCACGACATCCTGCACGTCGATTTTGGAGGTACACACGAATTCGCACAATGCAAAGTCTTCAGGGGCCACTTCGTAGATCCCGAGTTCTTCCATTTTCTCGATGTCGTTGGCCATGATCGCTTTGATCAGGTACACCGGGAAGATATCCATCGGGAAGACCTTTTCATACTGCCCCGACATCACGAATGCACGGTGTTCGCCATGCAGGTTGGTGTCGATGTTGTACTTCTTGCTTTTCATGAGCCATGACGGGTAGGTGCGCGACAGGCTGAATTTGTTGCCACCTGGCGCCATCCATCCGAAGAATTCATAATGATCACCTTCATCCAGCACACAGATCTGGGCATCGTAGAACCCGAGGTATCCGTCCTTCCCGATCTTTTTGCCGGTCAGGGGGTTTCCACTGATGATGCGGTGGTTGCCTTCGGTAGCGTGTTCATTGATCAGTCCCTTCACGGAAGCACCGATCATGGTCTTATAATATTGGGGTTTCTTTATACCCGGGCCGGCGAGCGCCACCATACGGGAAGCATCGAATTTTCCGGTGTTGAACAACCGGCCGATCACCAGTACGTCCTGGGGCGTTACGAACCAAACCACTTCGCCTTTGTTAATGGGGTCGATGTGGTGGATTTGCACGCCCACGTTTCCTGCGGGGTGTGGCCCGGACACTTTATTCACCTGCACGTTCCGTGCGTTCAGGAATACCTTGGAGGCACCTTGTTCATTTCTCACATTCAGGTGCACGCGGCCTTCGGTTAATTTGGCCAGTGCATCCAGTCCGGTCTGGAAATCGTCGCCGTTTCCGTGTACCACGAAATCCATGTCCGGTGCCAGCGGATTGCTGTCGAACGCGGAAATGAAGATGGATTTGGGTTTGTCGGAGGGGTTGGCGATGATGTCGAGCGGGCGTTGGCGGATCATCGGCCAGGTGCCGCTTTTCAGCAGGGTCTTGATCACATCCTCCCTGGACATATTTGACGGGTTGCCCTTGGGGAAATCCACATGCCGGTTCTGTTTGTCGGCCAGGATCAGGATGTCGAGGATCTTGCGCTTTTCGCCGCGAACGATTTCTGCGATTTCTCCGCTGACCGGTGACGTGAACACGATGTCGGGGTTGTCTTTGTCGAAGAACAGCGGGCTTCCCGCCAGGACTTCATCCCCTTGCTTAACCGTCAGCTTGGGCCGGATTCCATGAAAATCCGTAGGTTTGATCGCAAAGGTATCAGATACAGGAGGGGTGCCATGAACTTTATCTGCCTCGCCTTTCAGCGGGATGTTCATTCCCTTCCTGATTTTTACTGTTTTCGATGTTGTCATCAGTAAAATATGGGAACGTTTAGGCCGCCAAAATTAAAAATTTGTTTTCGGTTCTTAACACATTTTGGCAAATTTAGATGAACAATATATTAACTGATACCTGCTCCCCGTTTGTTGAATCTTATGTACGCTAGCTATCGACCAGTGAATTTCAGCCGTTTTCTTGCCCCGGTCCTCCTTTTTGTTCTGCGCTTTACGCCTGCTTTCGCCCTGTCAGACTCGCTTCCGGAGGTGACCATGACCGACAGGACCTATACCGATCACATCAAAACCGTTTTGCTGCACATGGAGGGCGACCCGCTCTCGATGCCGTTGCTGGAGCTGCGCGGAGGATACAAGCTCGAATTGCATTTCGACGACATGGACGATGTGTTCCGCGAATACAGGTATACGTTCGTGCATTGCAATGCCGACTGGTCGCCGTCGGACCTGAACCAGGACGAGTACCTTACCGGCTGGCCCGAAAACCGCATCCCCACCTATACCCATTCCTTCAACACCCTGGTGCCGTATACCCATTATCAATTGTCGCTGCCGAACGACGATGTGCAGTTCACCAAGTCGGGCAACTATATTATAAAGGTGTTTGATGCCAATGAGCCGGAGCGGATCCTTATTACCCGGCGGTTCATGATCGTTGATCGTCAGGTGACGGTGGCCCCCGACCTGAAGAAGCCTTCCCGGCTGGATGATATGAACTACAAACAGGAAATCGACTTCAATATCTTCCGGGGTTCATATGAGATCCAGGACCCGTTCGGCGCCTTTAAGGTGGTGCTGATGCAGAACGGCAGGTGGGACAATGCCGTTACCGACATGAAGCCCCTGTTCGTGAAAGACGATGTGCTGATTTATGATGACGACACCAAAAATGTCTTCCCCGGAAACAACGAATACCGCTTCTTTGATACCAAAAGCCTTCGTTACCTGTCGGAACGCATTCACGACATCCGCCGGGATTCAACGGGTACGCACGTGTACCTGTATGCCGATGAGAAGCGTCCGTTCAAGCGCTATGCCAGTCAGCCCGACATCAACGGAAAATTTCTCGTGGCCGTGCAGGAAGGCCGCGACGCCATCACCGATGCCGACTACGTGCACGTGCATTTCGCCCTCCCCATGGCGCACCCGATGCTGGGTGGTGATATGTACGTCTACGGCGCCCTGTCCGACAACCAGTGCGAGCCGGCTTTTAAGATGACGTACAATTCCGACCGCCTCGCGTATATCCTGGATGTGATGCTGAAACAGGGCTATTACAACTATGTATATGCTTTCAAGGCCAAGGGTGATTCCGTACCCGACATCACCGAAGTGGAAGGTATGCATTTCGAAACCGAGAACGACTACATGATCCTTGTCTACGACCGTCCGTTCGGCGACGACTACGACCACCTCATCGGATACATCCAGTTCAATTCGCTCAAAAAATTGTGACCGTAACCTGAACAGTTGAAAAACTGTTTAAAAACTGTGCATAAAGATTTGGGTGAAACGGTTGCCTGGCTTGCAAAGCACCCGTTATAATTCTTATCATTGCAAGCATAGAGTCCGATTACATGATCATCAAAGTAACCAAGGGGATTAAAATCAGTGTCGAGCGGCAGTTTGAGCCGGGGTATTCCAACCCGGAGCAACCCCATTTTGTCTTTTCCTATCGCATTACCATTGTGAACGAGAGCAGGGAGACTGTGCAACTGATGCGCAGGTATTGGGAGATCCTCGATTCCAACGGCGACTATCGTGAAGTGGAAGGCGAGGGCGTGGTGGGCAACCAGCCGATCCTCAAGCCCGGTGAGTCCTATACATATGAGTCGGCATGCAACCTGGTGACCGACTTCGGGGTGATGCGCGGCAAATACCTGATGGTGAATGTTGACGATGGAAATCCCTTTGAAGTGGTCATCCCCGAGTTCCAGTTGGAAGCCCCATTCCGCCTGAATTAGCCCTGTTTCTGTACTTTTTTTTCCAATGCCCATTCAATTTTCGCAGGGGTTGGGTTATTTGGATTATTCTCTCCAGTTTTGCAGCTCTTGTTGTAGTTGTATTAACCTGATTTAAGATTCATAGATATGCCCAAAGCAGTTTACCACGTGCCGAAAGCCGTGAATGAACCCGTTCGCGAGTACCGACCGGGAAGCCCCGAGCGAATTTCCCTGGAGAAGACCCTTGCAGCCATGCGCTCCGTTGAAACGGAAGTGCCGATGGTGATCGGTGGAAAAGAAGTGAAAACGGGAAAGCTGGGTAGGATGGCCCCGCCGCATGACCATGCCCATACACTCGGGCATTTCCATGCAGGCGATGCCAGTCATGTTCAGGCGGCCATAGATGCGGCGCTGCAGGCCCGTGAAAAGTGGGTGAACCTGGCATGGGAGCATCGCGTGTCCATCTTTCTGAAAGCTGCCGACCTGATCGCAGGTCCGTATCGCGACCGTATCAATGCAGCCACCATGCTGGGCCAGTCTAAAAACGTATTCCAGGCGGAGATCGACTCTGCCTGTGAGTTGGCCGACTTCCTCCGTTTCAATGTACAATACCTGACGGAGATCTACGCCGATCAACCCATCTCGTCACCCGGTGTGTGGAACCGACTTGAGTACCGCCCGCTGGAAGGCTTTGTGTTTGCCCTGAGTCCGTTCAATTTCACCGCCATCGCCGGCAACCTGACCACCTCTGCTGCCATGTGCGGCAACGTGGTGGTATGGAAGCCGTCCAACACCCAAATCTATTCAGCCCATGTGATCATGCAGGTGTTCAAGGAAGCCGGGGTACCCGACGGTGTGATCAACCTGGTTCTGGTCGACGGGAAAACCGCCGGAGACGTGATCTTCTCGCATCCCGATTTCGCAGGTTTCCATTTCACCGGTTCCACCGGCGTGTTCCAGCACATCTGGAAGAAAATCGGTGAGAACATCCAAAACTATAAGGCATATCCACGCATCGTAGGGGAAACAGGCGGCAAGGACTTCATCCTCGCCCATCCCTCCGCGCATGCCAAAGAAGTGGCCACGGCCCTGTCGCGCGGCGCTTTCGAGTATCAGGGACAGAAATGTTCCGCTGCCTCACGTGCCTACATTCCCGCCAGCATGTGGGACGCAGTGCGCGAATTCATGAAAGCCGATCTCGGTTCGTTCAAGATGGGCGGTACCGAAGACTTCTCCAACTTCATCAATGCGGTGATCGATGAGAAATCCTTTGACAAGCTCGCGTCCTTTATCGATGGCGCCAAGGCCGACAAGGATGCCGACATTGTGATCGGTGGTGGTTACGATAAATCCAAAGGATACTTCATTCAGCCCACTGTGATCCAGGCCAAAGACCCGAAGTACGTGACCATGTGCGAGGAGCTCTTCGGCCCGGTCCTGACCGTATATGTGTATGAAGATGCGAAGTTCGAGGAGACGCTTGACCTGGTGAACACCACCTCGACCTATGCGCTCACCGGTTCCATCTTTTCGCAGGACCGTTATGTGCTGGAACATGTGACCCGCAAGCTTTCGAACGCGGCGGGCAACTTCTACCTTAACGACAAGTGCACAGGCGCTGTGGTCGGCCAACAACCTTTCGGCGGCGCCAGGGCGTCGGGTACCAACGATAAGGCCGGCTCGAAACTGAACCTGCTTCGCTGGCTGTCACCTCGCACCATCAAAGAAACATTCGTACCTCCTACCGACTACCGTTACCCGTTCCTCGGATAGGGGCTACCAACCGGATGATGTTGAAAAAGGGCAAATGGGACCTCCCCGTTTGCCCTTTCTGCATTGTATCTTTGTATACTATGCGTGAGAAGTGGACACAGCTGAAGGCCGTTATGCAGCGGTGGTCAAAATCGAAATATGTGCGGAACCCCTACCTGGTCACCAGCGCGATATTCCTGCTGTGGATGATGTTCTTCGATCGCCACAACATGATGGCCCAGTGGAAGGAACGCAGCAAACTTTCCCGGTTGAAGGAAGACCAGGAATACTTTATTCGCGAGAACCTGTCAAACAAGGAAAAGATGGAAGAGCTGATGACCGACCCCGAGCACCTGGAGAAGTTCGCTCGCGAGCAGTACCTCATGAAACGAGAGAACGAAGATGTGTTCGTGATCGTGGATGAGAAGTAGGCGTAGTTATTGGTTGTTGGTTATTAGTTGATGGAGGTTGGTGTCACGGACGTGGTGGTTTGAGTCACGGACGTGGACGTCCGCGACAACGTCCGCGACACGTCTGCACTAGCTTCTAATGATGCACATTCGACATTCATAATGGTTGTGGCGTACCTACGGCATGCACGAATCTCTTATCGTAACATGTGCCACCCATGTGTTGCTTCTACGGAGCAAGCCGCTCTTGGTAGTTCCGGCCAACTAAAGACTAAAGACTTACGACTAAAGACTAAGAATCATCACCACTTCCCCGCATAATCCAGACTGATGTCCGTATTCGCGGCCAGGTACTGGTAATGCATGCGGGTGATCTGGCGGATGTGGAGCAGGTCGTGCGCCACCCAGTTGGTAAGGAACAGCCGGGCCGACATGGGTCCGAGTTTGGGATGTTGGTAGGTGTTGTCCCACTGTGGATCTTTGAGGCTTTTCAACCATGCCACGGAGGTTTCCCGTTCATTGAGGAAGCCCGTCACGGTTATATCAAAATCCTGTTCGGCATATTTCCGGGTGATAACCCAGCCTTCCGGGTCGATGGGGGGAAGCGGCTGTGTGGGATCATCCAGGATGCTTTTGACGCGGGCGCGGAAATCTTCGCGTTCTTCATCCAGCAGGTGGCAGACAGCTTCCAGCATGTTCCATTTTCCGCGTTCGGATCGCCAGTTGATTTGATCGCGTGAAACGTTAGCGAAGAGTCCGGCGAAAACCTGCTGATGGCGTTGGAGCGATAGTATGAGTGAACCGGTCATCGCGTTTGCCCGTTTATTTTTCACATTCCAGGGCCACGGCGTTTTCAAACCTGCCGGGG encodes the following:
- a CDS encoding Na(+)-translocating NADH-quinone reductase subunit A; protein product: MTTSKTVKIRKGMNIPLKGEADKVHGTPPVSDTFAIKPTDFHGIRPKLTVKQGDEVLAGSPLFFDKDNPDIVFTSPVSGEIAEIVRGEKRKILDILILADKQNRHVDFPKGNPSNMSREDVIKTLLKSGTWPMIRQRPLDIIANPSDKPKSIFISAFDSNPLAPDMDFVVHGNGDDFQTGLDALAKLTEGRVHLNVRNEQGASKVFLNARNVQVNKVSGPHPAGNVGVQIHHIDPINKGEVVWFVTPQDVLVIGRLFNTGKFDASRMVALAGPGIKKPQYYKTMIGASVKGLINEHATEGNHRIISGNPLTGKKIGKDGYLGFYDAQICVLDEGDHYEFFGWMAPGGNKFSLSRTYPSWLMKSKKYNIDTNLHGEHRAFVMSGQYEKVFPMDIFPVYLIKAIMANDIEKMEELGIYEVAPEDFALCEFVCTSKIDVQDVVRKGLDQIRIENAPAKHH
- a CDS encoding DUF5103 domain-containing protein, with protein sequence MYASYRPVNFSRFLAPVLLFVLRFTPAFALSDSLPEVTMTDRTYTDHIKTVLLHMEGDPLSMPLLELRGGYKLELHFDDMDDVFREYRYTFVHCNADWSPSDLNQDEYLTGWPENRIPTYTHSFNTLVPYTHYQLSLPNDDVQFTKSGNYIIKVFDANEPERILITRRFMIVDRQVTVAPDLKKPSRLDDMNYKQEIDFNIFRGSYEIQDPFGAFKVVLMQNGRWDNAVTDMKPLFVKDDVLIYDDDTKNVFPGNNEYRFFDTKSLRYLSERIHDIRRDSTGTHVYLYADEKRPFKRYASQPDINGKFLVAVQEGRDAITDADYVHVHFALPMAHPMLGGDMYVYGALSDNQCEPAFKMTYNSDRLAYILDVMLKQGYYNYVYAFKAKGDSVPDITEVEGMHFETENDYMILVYDRPFGDDYDHLIGYIQFNSLKKL
- the apaG gene encoding Co2+/Mg2+ efflux protein ApaG, which gives rise to MIIKVTKGIKISVERQFEPGYSNPEQPHFVFSYRITIVNESRETVQLMRRYWEILDSNGDYREVEGEGVVGNQPILKPGESYTYESACNLVTDFGVMRGKYLMVNVDDGNPFEVVIPEFQLEAPFRLN
- a CDS encoding NADH:ubiquinone reductase (Na(+)-transporting) subunit B, which encodes MKFLRNLLDNIKPNFEKGGKFEKYYPVYDGIETFLFVPNHTTKIGSHIRDAIDLKRTMMTVIIALLPCMLFGMWNVGHQHYLAIGEMAGLGDGLMDKFLFGLIRVLPIIAVSYIVGLSIEFVFCIIKKHTINEGFLVSGLLIPMVMPVDVPLWMVGVGTAFAVIIGKEVFGGTGMNVLNPALTARAFLFFAYPTKMSGNMVWIDTNVASDSGKHIVDGFSGATPLGNLAELVSLDRTSARAAEIHQMIAPDGIHSLYNSFMGFIPGSIGETSALACLIGAVILIITGIGSLRIMASMFAGGLTMAMLFNAWDANMFMEVNAIHQLMLGGFMFGMVFMATDPVSAAQTPTGKIIYGFLAGFLAIMIRVFNPAYPEGVMLAILFMNVMAPLIDHYVVDANVKRRMKRLKTA
- a CDS encoding DinB family protein, with amino-acid sequence MKNKRANAMTGSLILSLQRHQQVFAGLFANVSRDQINWRSERGKWNMLEAVCHLLDEEREDFRARVKSILDDPTQPLPPIDPEGWVITRKYAEQDFDITVTGFLNERETSVAWLKSLKDPQWDNTYQHPKLGPMSARLFLTNWVAHDLLHIRQITRMHYQYLAANTDISLDYAGKW
- a CDS encoding septum formation initiator family protein, giving the protein MQRWSKSKYVRNPYLVTSAIFLLWMMFFDRHNMMAQWKERSKLSRLKEDQEYFIRENLSNKEKMEELMTDPEHLEKFAREQYLMKRENEDVFVIVDEK
- the pruA gene encoding L-glutamate gamma-semialdehyde dehydrogenase, which translates into the protein MPKAVYHVPKAVNEPVREYRPGSPERISLEKTLAAMRSVETEVPMVIGGKEVKTGKLGRMAPPHDHAHTLGHFHAGDASHVQAAIDAALQAREKWVNLAWEHRVSIFLKAADLIAGPYRDRINAATMLGQSKNVFQAEIDSACELADFLRFNVQYLTEIYADQPISSPGVWNRLEYRPLEGFVFALSPFNFTAIAGNLTTSAAMCGNVVVWKPSNTQIYSAHVIMQVFKEAGVPDGVINLVLVDGKTAGDVIFSHPDFAGFHFTGSTGVFQHIWKKIGENIQNYKAYPRIVGETGGKDFILAHPSAHAKEVATALSRGAFEYQGQKCSAASRAYIPASMWDAVREFMKADLGSFKMGGTEDFSNFINAVIDEKSFDKLASFIDGAKADKDADIVIGGGYDKSKGYFIQPTVIQAKDPKYVTMCEELFGPVLTVYVYEDAKFEETLDLVNTTSTYALTGSIFSQDRYVLEHVTRKLSNAAGNFYLNDKCTGAVVGQQPFGGARASGTNDKAGSKLNLLRWLSPRTIKETFVPPTDYRYPFLG